In the Carassius auratus strain Wakin chromosome 50, ASM336829v1, whole genome shotgun sequence genome, one interval contains:
- the LOC113067271 gene encoding protocadherin beta-16-like isoform X3 — protein sequence MKRFAAVIADNKRYVFIFLLFPAIFGITSAVTHYSIPEEMVAGSVVANLATDLGLDLNTLTKRRIRLDVISNRKYLDINKETGDLYIAQKIDREYLCNIKTSSCFLKMDVTVDNPERIFNIELEILDINDNAPHFRRDTMHLDISESTPVGERFSLNNAVDPDFGSNSIKTYYLTESEHFDIDIQSGRDGSKFTNLVLKKPLDREKQATHNMILTAVDGGVPARSGTASIIVRVLDVNDNAPKFYKDSYTINLTENSPIGSLVLKLNASDLDEGSNSDIVYAFSLYTSEKTQQTFSLNPENGEIRIKEIVSYEDFKIYDMEVIATDKGANPLSGHCKLTLLINDMNDNHPEISIKSFSSPVKEDVPVNTVIAVVSVSDKDSGENGQVDIHISDDLPFALKESSDNYYELLVSEPLDREKVPEYDITITVTDRGNPPLSDNETITLELLDINDNVPQFPQTFYTIPVMENNAPGALLSSLTAIDPDLHENQYLVYFIIEKEIVNTSMSMLFSINPENGNLYALKTFDYEIEKEFLFHIEARDSGVPPLSSNVTVHIIIMDQNDNTPLIVSPWRAHGSVVEEKIPRSTDKGTLIAKVIAIDSDSVHNSRITYQFLHNTDATLFSLDQYNGEIRTMRMFSYRDSRHQQLVVIAKDNGEPALSATVTVKLSTVETALKTYADMTEVPLGYDIFSDLNLYLVIGLGSVSFLLLITLLVTIVLKCQKTKPSKAAPPCRNSVISSERNSTIADSTLVSNDAYWYSLFLAETRKGKLVVRQPVPKGARYIVSSLPRSTGLTETSDSAASTLQASTTTSSSSS from the exons ATGAAGAGATTCGCTGCTGTGATCGCTGATAATAAGAGGTACGTGTTTATCTTCCTTCTGTTCCCTGCAATCTTTGGCATTACGTCTGCCGTCACACATTACTCTATTCCTGAAGAAATGGTAGCTGGATCCGTTGTGGCTAATCTAGCCACAGATTTGGGGTTAGATTTAAACACTTTAACCAAACGACGAATACGATTGGATGTCATTAGTAACAGGAAATACTTGGACATAAACAAAGAAACCGGAGATCTTTATATAGCGCAGAAAATAGACCGAGAATATCTGTGCAACATCAAGACATCTTCCTGTTTTTTAAAGATGGATGTGACAGTCGATAACCCAGAGAGAATATTCAATATTGAGCTTGAAATACTGGATATCAATGACAATGCACCGCACTTCAGGAGGGATACAATGCACCTTGATATTTCTGAATCTACCCCAGTTGGCGAACGATTCTCTCTGAATAACGCTGTAGATCCAGACTTTGGCTCAAATTCAATCAAAACATACTATCTAACTGAAAGTGAGCATTTCGATATTGACATACAGTCTGGAAGGGACGGATCCAAATTTACCAATTTAGTCTTAAAAAAGCCACTAGACCGCGAGAAACAGGCAACGCATAATATGATTCTCACTGCTGTAGACGGAGGAGTCCCCGCTCGTTCTGGAACTGCAAGCATTATTGTGCGCGTGTTAGATGTGAATGACAACGCCCCAAAATTTTACAAAGACAGTTATACCATTAACCTTACAGAAAACTCCCCGATTGGAAGTCTTGTTTTGAAATTAAACGCATCAGACTTAGACGAGGGTTCAAATTCAGAtatagtttatgcattcagcCTGTATACCTctgaaaaaacacaacaaacatttAGTTTAAATCCTGAAAATGGTGAAATTAGAATCAAAGAAATAGTTAGCTATGAGGATTTTAAGATTTATGATATGGAGGTCATTGCTACTGATAAGGGGGCAAATCCCTTATCTGGACATTGTAAATTGACTTTATTGATAAATGATATGAACGAcaatcatcctgaaatttctatAAAATCGTTCTCAAGTCCAGTTAAAGAGGATGTACCTGTTAATACAGTAATCGCAGTTGTTAGTGTGAGTGATAAAGACTCAGGAGAAAATGGACAGGTAGATAttcatatttctgatgatttaccTTTTGCGCTCAAAGAATCGTCtgataattattatgaattattagttTCAGAACCGTTAGACCGTGAAAAGGTTCCAGAATATGACATCACTATTACCGTGACTGACAGGGGCAACCCGCCGTTATCTGATAATGAAACTATAACTTTAGAGCTACTGGACATTAACGACAATGTCCCTCAGTTCCCACAGACATTCTACACGATACCTGTTATGGAGAATAACGCGCCTGGAGCTTTACTGAGCTCTTTAACTGCTATAGATCCAGATCTCCATGAAAATCAGTATCTAGTCTATTTTATAATAGAGAAGGAAATAGTGAACACCTCCATGTCCATGCTGTTCTCTATTAACCCAGAGAACGGCAATCTTTACGCGCTAAAGACGTTTGACTATGAGATAGAGAAGGAGTTCCTTTTCCACATCGAGGCCAGAGACTCTGGTGTTCCTCCGCTCAGCAGTAACGTGACCGTTCACATTATTATCATGGATCAGAACGACAACACGCCGCTTATAGTGTCTCCATGGCGCGCGCACGGCTCGGTGGTGGAGGAAAAGATCCCGAGATCCACCGATAAAGGAACTCTGATCGCCAAAGTCATCGCCATAGACTCTGATTCAGTGCACAACTCTCGAATCACGTACCAGTTTCTCCACAACACTGACGCCACATTATTCAGCTTGGATCAATATAACGGAGAGATCCGGACCATGAGGATGTTCAGTTACAGAGACTCGCGCCACCAGCAGCTGGTTGTGATCGCCAAGGACAACGGAGAGCCCGCGCTCTCTGCTACAGTCACCGTCAAACTGTCCACGGTGGAGACCGCCCTTAAAACCTATGCTGACATGACTGAGGTGCCTTTGGGATATGACATCTTCTCCGATTTAAACCTGTATCTGGTGATCGGACTGGGCTCTGTTTCATTTCTTCTACTCATCACTCTATTGGTCACCATCGTGCTGAAGTGTCAGAAAACGAAGCCCAGCAAAGCGGCTCCTCCGTGCAGGAACAGTGTGATCAGCAGCGAGAGGAACTCGACCATCGCGGATTCCACTCTGGTCTCCAACGATGCCTACTGGTACAGTTTATTTCTAGCTGAGACGAGGAAAGGAAAGCTGGTGGTCAGACAGCCTGTGCCAAAGGGAGCGAGATACATCGTGTCCAGTTTACCTAGGAGCACAGGACTGACCGAGACCAGCGACTCAGCTGCATCTACTCTACAG GCgtccaccaccaccagcagcagtTCCAGCTGA
- the LOC113067271 gene encoding protocadherin alpha-C2-like isoform X4 — protein MKRFAAVIADNKRYVFLFLLFPAIFGITSAVTHYSIPEEMVAGSVVANLATDLGLDLNTLTKRRIRLDVISNRKYLDINKETGDLYIAQKIDREYLCNIKTSSCFLKMDVTVDNPERIFNIELEILDINDNAPHFRRDTMHLDISESTPVGERFSLNNAVDPDFGSNSIKTYYLTESEHFDIDIQSGRDGSKFTNLVLKKPLDREKQATHNMILTAVDGGVPARSGTASIIVRVLDVNDNAPKFYKDSYTINLTENSPIGSLVLKLNASDLDEGSNSDIVYAFSLYTSEKTQQTFSLNPENGEIRIKEIVSYEDFKIYDMEVIATDKGANPLSGHCKLTILINDMNDNHPEISIKSFSSPVKEDVPVNTVIAVVSVSDKDSGENGQVVIHISDDLPFALKESSDNYYELFVSEPLDREKVPEYDITITVTDRGNPPLSDNETITLELLDINDNVPQFPQTFYTIPVMENNAPGALLSSLTAIDPDLHENQYLVYFIIEKEIVNTSMSMLFSINPENGNLYALKTFDYEIEKEFLFHIEARDSGVPPLSSNVTVHIIIMDQNDNTPLIVSPWRAHGSVVEEKIPRSTDKGTLIAKVIAIDSDSVHNSRITYQFLHNTDATLFSLDQYNGEIRTMRMFSYRDSRHQQLVVIAKDNGEPALSATVTVKLSTVETALKTYADMTEVPLGYDIFSDLNLYLVIGLGSVSFLLLITLLVTIVLKCQKTKPSKAAPPCRNSVISSERNSTIADSTLVSNDAYWYSLFLAETRKGKLVVRQPVPKGARYIVSSLPRSTGLTETSDSAASTLQYSK, from the exons ATGAAGAGATTCGCTGCTGTGATCGCTGATAATAAGAGGTACGTGTTTCTCTTCCTTCTGTTCCCTGCAATCTTTGGCATTACGTCTGCCGTCACACATTACTCTATTCCTGAAGAAATGGTAGCTGGATCCGTTGTGGCTAATCTAGCCACAGATTTGGGGTTAGATTTAAACACTTTAACCAAACGACGAATACGATTGGATGTCATTAGTAACAGGAAATACTTGGACATAAACAAAGAAACCGGAGATCTTTATATAGCGCAGAAAATAGACCGAGAATATCTGTGCAACATCAAGACATCTTCCTGTTTTTTAAAGATGGATGTGACAGTCGATAACCCAGAGAGAATATTCAATATTGAGCTTGAAATACTGGATATCAATGACAATGCACCGCACTTCAGGAGGGATACAATGCACCTTGATATTTCTGAATCTACCCCAGTTGGCGAACGATTCTCTCTGAATAACGCTGTAGATCCAGACTTTGGCTCAAATTCAATCAAAACATACTATCTAACTGAAAGTGAACATTTCGATATTGACATACAGTCTGGAAGGGACGGATCCAAATTTACCAATTTAGTCTTAAAAAAGCCACTAGACCGCGAGAAACAGGCAACGCATAATATGATTCTCACTGCTGTAGATGGAGGAGTCCCCGCTCGTTCTGGAACTGCAAGCATTATTGTGCGCGTGTTAGATGTGAATGACAACGCCCCAAAATTTTACAAAGACAGTTATACCATTAACCTTACAGAAAACTCCCCGATTGGAAGTCTTGTTTTGAAATTAAACGCATCAGACTTAGACGAGGGTTCAAATTCAGAtatagtttatgcattcagcCTGTATACCTctgaaaaaacacaacaaacatttAGTTTAAATCCTGAAAATGGTGAAATTAGAATCAAAGAAATAGTTAGCTATGAGGATTTTAAGATTTATGATATGGAGGTCATTGCTACTGATAAGGGGGCAAATCCCTTATCTGGACATTGTAAATTGACTATATTGATAAATGATATGAACGAcaatcatcctgaaatttctatAAAATCGTTCTCAAGTCCAGTTAAAGAGGATGTACCTGTTAATACAGTAATCGCAGTTGTTAGTGTGAGTGATAAAGACTCAGGAGAAAATGGACAGGTAGTTAttcatatttctgatgatttaccTTTTGCGCTCAAAGAATCGTCtgataattattatgaattattcgTTTCAGAACCGTTAGACCGTGAAAAGGTTCCAGAATATGACATCACTATTACCGTGACTGACAGGGGCAACCCGCCGTTATCTGATAATGAAACTATAACCTTAGAGCTACTGGACATTAACGACAATGTCCCTCAGTTCCCACAGACATTCTACACGATACCTGTTATGGAGAATAACGCGCCTGGAGCTTTACTGAGCTCTTTAACTGCTATAGACCCAGATCTCCATGAAAATCAGTATCTAGTCTATTTTATAATAGAGAAGGAAATAGTGAACACCTCCATGTCCATGCTGTTCTCTATTAACCCAGAGAACGGCAATCTTTACGCGCTAAAGACATTTGACTATGAGATAGAGAAGGAGTTCCTTTTCCACATCGAGGCCAGAGACTCTGGTGTTCCTCCGCTCAGCAGTAACGTGACCGTTCACATTATTATCATGGATCAGAACGACAACACGCCGCTTATAGTGTCTCCATGGCGCGCGCACGGCTCGGTGGTGGAGGAAAAGATCCCGAGATCCACCGATAAAGGAACTCTGATCGCCAAAGTCATCGCCATAGACTCTGATTCAGTGCACAACTCTCGAATCACGTACCAGTTTCTCCACAACACTGACGCCACATTATTCAGCTTGGATCAATATAACGGAGAGATCCGGACCATGAGGATGTTCAGTTACAGAGACTCGCGCCACCAGCAGCTGGTTGTGATCGCCAAGGACAACGGAGAGCCCGCGCTCTCTGCTACAGTCACCGTCAAACTGTCCACGGTGGAGACCGCCCTTAAAACCTATGCTGACATGACTGAGGTGCCTTTGGGATATGACATCTTCTCCGATTTAAACCTGTATCTGGTGATCGGACTGGGCTCTGTTTCATTTCTTTTACTCATCACTCTATTGGTCACCATCGTGCTGAAGTGTCAGAAAACGAAGCCCAGCAAAGCGGCTCCTCCGTGCAGGAACAGTGTGATCAGCAGCGAGAGGAACTCGACCATCGCGGATTCCACTCTGGTCTCCAACGATGCCTACTGGTACAGTTTATTTCTAGCAGAGACGAGGAAAGGAAAGCTGGTGGTCAGACAGCCTGTGCCAAAGGGAGCGAGATACATCGTGTCCAGTTTACCGAGGAGCACAGGACTGACCGAGACCAGCGACTCAGCTGCTTCTACTCTACAG TACTCAAAATGA
- the LOC113067271 gene encoding protocadherin alpha-C2-like isoform X5, with translation MKRFAAVIADNKRYVFIFLLFPAIFGITSAVTHYSIPEEMVAGSVVANLATDLGLDLNTLTKRRIRLDVISNRKYLDINKETGDLYIAQKIDREYLCNIKTSSCFLKMDVTVDNPERIFNIELEILDINDNAPHFRRDTMHLDISESTPVGERFSLNNAVDPDFGSNSIKTYYLTESEHFDIDIQSGRDGSKFTNLVLKKPLDREKQATHNMILTAVDGGVPARSGTASIIVRVLDVNDNAPKFYKDSYTINLTENSPIGSLVLKLNASDLDEGSNSDIVYAFSLYTSEKTQQTFSLNPENGEIRIKEIVSYEDFKIYDMEVIATDKGANPLSGHCKLTLLINDMNDNHPEISIKSFSSPVKEDVPVNTVIAVVSVSDKDSGENGQVDIHISDDLPFALKESSDNYYELLVSEPLDREKVPEYDITITVTDRGNPPLSDNETITLELLDINDNVPQFPQTFYTIPVMENNAPGALLSSLTAIDPDLHENQYLVYFIIEKEIVNTSMSMLFSINPENGNLYALKTFDYEIEKEFLFHIEARDSGVPPLSSNVTVHIIIMDQNDNTPLIVSPWRAHGSVVEEKIPRSTDKGTLIAKVIAIDSDSVHNSRITYQFLHNTDATLFSLDQYNGEIRTMRMFSYRDSRHQQLVVIAKDNGEPALSATVTVKLSTVETALKTYADMTEVPLGYDIFSDLNLYLVIGLGSVSFLLLITLLVTIVLKCQKTKPSKAAPPCRNSVISSERNSTIADSTLVSNDAYWYSLFLAETRKGKLVVRQPVPKGARYIVSSLPRSTGLTETSDSAASTLQYSK, from the exons ATGAAGAGATTCGCTGCTGTGATCGCTGATAATAAGAGGTACGTGTTTATCTTCCTTCTGTTCCCTGCAATCTTTGGCATTACGTCTGCCGTCACACATTACTCTATTCCTGAAGAAATGGTAGCTGGATCCGTTGTGGCTAATCTAGCCACAGATTTGGGGTTAGATTTAAACACTTTAACCAAACGACGAATACGATTGGATGTCATTAGTAACAGGAAATACTTGGACATAAACAAAGAAACCGGAGATCTTTATATAGCGCAGAAAATAGACCGAGAATATCTGTGCAACATCAAGACATCTTCCTGTTTTTTAAAGATGGATGTGACAGTCGATAACCCAGAGAGAATATTCAATATTGAGCTTGAAATACTGGATATCAATGACAATGCACCGCACTTCAGGAGGGATACAATGCACCTTGATATTTCTGAATCTACCCCAGTTGGCGAACGATTCTCTCTGAATAACGCTGTAGATCCAGACTTTGGCTCAAATTCAATCAAAACATACTATCTAACTGAAAGTGAGCATTTCGATATTGACATACAGTCTGGAAGGGACGGATCCAAATTTACCAATTTAGTCTTAAAAAAGCCACTAGACCGCGAGAAACAGGCAACGCATAATATGATTCTCACTGCTGTAGACGGAGGAGTCCCCGCTCGTTCTGGAACTGCAAGCATTATTGTGCGCGTGTTAGATGTGAATGACAACGCCCCAAAATTTTACAAAGACAGTTATACCATTAACCTTACAGAAAACTCCCCGATTGGAAGTCTTGTTTTGAAATTAAACGCATCAGACTTAGACGAGGGTTCAAATTCAGAtatagtttatgcattcagcCTGTATACCTctgaaaaaacacaacaaacatttAGTTTAAATCCTGAAAATGGTGAAATTAGAATCAAAGAAATAGTTAGCTATGAGGATTTTAAGATTTATGATATGGAGGTCATTGCTACTGATAAGGGGGCAAATCCCTTATCTGGACATTGTAAATTGACTTTATTGATAAATGATATGAACGAcaatcatcctgaaatttctatAAAATCGTTCTCAAGTCCAGTTAAAGAGGATGTACCTGTTAATACAGTAATCGCAGTTGTTAGTGTGAGTGATAAAGACTCAGGAGAAAATGGACAGGTAGATAttcatatttctgatgatttaccTTTTGCGCTCAAAGAATCGTCtgataattattatgaattattagttTCAGAACCGTTAGACCGTGAAAAGGTTCCAGAATATGACATCACTATTACCGTGACTGACAGGGGCAACCCGCCGTTATCTGATAATGAAACTATAACTTTAGAGCTACTGGACATTAACGACAATGTCCCTCAGTTCCCACAGACATTCTACACGATACCTGTTATGGAGAATAACGCGCCTGGAGCTTTACTGAGCTCTTTAACTGCTATAGATCCAGATCTCCATGAAAATCAGTATCTAGTCTATTTTATAATAGAGAAGGAAATAGTGAACACCTCCATGTCCATGCTGTTCTCTATTAACCCAGAGAACGGCAATCTTTACGCGCTAAAGACGTTTGACTATGAGATAGAGAAGGAGTTCCTTTTCCACATCGAGGCCAGAGACTCTGGTGTTCCTCCGCTCAGCAGTAACGTGACCGTTCACATTATTATCATGGATCAGAACGACAACACGCCGCTTATAGTGTCTCCATGGCGCGCGCACGGCTCGGTGGTGGAGGAAAAGATCCCGAGATCCACCGATAAAGGAACTCTGATCGCCAAAGTCATCGCCATAGACTCTGATTCAGTGCACAACTCTCGAATCACGTACCAGTTTCTCCACAACACTGACGCCACATTATTCAGCTTGGATCAATATAACGGAGAGATCCGGACCATGAGGATGTTCAGTTACAGAGACTCGCGCCACCAGCAGCTGGTTGTGATCGCCAAGGACAACGGAGAGCCCGCGCTCTCTGCTACAGTCACCGTCAAACTGTCCACGGTGGAGACCGCCCTTAAAACCTATGCTGACATGACTGAGGTGCCTTTGGGATATGACATCTTCTCCGATTTAAACCTGTATCTGGTGATCGGACTGGGCTCTGTTTCATTTCTTCTACTCATCACTCTATTGGTCACCATCGTGCTGAAGTGTCAGAAAACGAAGCCCAGCAAAGCGGCTCCTCCGTGCAGGAACAGTGTGATCAGCAGCGAGAGGAACTCGACCATCGCGGATTCCACTCTGGTCTCCAACGATGCCTACTGGTACAGTTTATTTCTAGCTGAGACGAGGAAAGGAAAGCTGGTGGTCAGACAGCCTGTGCCAAAGGGAGCGAGATACATCGTGTCCAGTTTACCTAGGAGCACAGGACTGACCGAGACCAGCGACTCAGCTGCATCTACTCTACAG TACTCAAAATGA
- the LOC113067271 gene encoding protocadherin alpha-C2-like isoform X1: MDSDLKTRSWRRYVSLLLLVSVFNQSALAVTHYSIPEEMEVGSVVANLATDLGLDVQTLVKRNIRLDVIANKKYLAINKDRGELYILEKIDREYLCPAKITCFLKMEVIVENPERIFYVELEITDINDNNPQFRRDIINLDITESTPAGERFSVSNAVDSDVGSNSVKTYYLSQNEHFDIEIQSGRDGSKFADLILKKPLDRETQAVHNLILTAVDGGVPPRSGTASIVVRVLDANDNAPKFDQESYTFSLNENSPIGSLVVKLNATDLDEGSNADLVYSFSLYTSEKTQKAFSLNPDSGEIRVKEMVNYEDFKIYNMEVIASDKGTNPLSAQCKLSIIITDMNDNHPEISMKSFQSPVKEDIPVNTVIAVVSVSDKDSGENGQVDIHISDDLPFALKESSDNYYELLVSEPLDREKVPEYDITITVTDRGNPPLSDNETITLELLDINDNVPQFPQTFYTIPVMENNAPGALLSSLTALDPDLHENQYLVYFIIEKEIVNTSMSMLFSINPENGNLYALKTFDYEIEKEFLFHIEARDSGVPPLSSTVTVHINIMDQNDNTPLIVSPWRAHGSVVEEKIPRSTDKGTLIAKVIAIDSDSVHNSRITYQFLHNTDATLFSLDQYNGEIRTMRMFSYRDSRHQQLVVIAKDNGEPALSATVTVKLSTVEIALKTYADMTEVPLGYDIFSDLNLYLVIGLGSVSFLLLITLLVTIVLKCQKRKPSKAAPPCRNSVISSERNSTIADSTLVSNDAYWYSLFLAETRKGKLVVRQPVPKGARYIVSSLPRSTGLTETSDSAASTLQENQNNGTESTAMVKYSK; the protein is encoded by the exons ATGGATTCTGATTTGAAAACCCGGTCATGGAGAAGGTATGTCTCGCTGTTGTTACTTGTATCAGTATTTAATCAATCCGCCCTGGCTGTTACTCACTATTCTATTCCAGAGGAGATGGAAGTGGGATCTGTAGTGGCAAATTTAGCCACTGATTTGGGACTTGATGTACAGACATTGGTTAAACGAAACATCCGATTAGATGTTATTGCCAACAAGAAATACCTCGCAATAAACAAAGACAGGGGGGAGCTGTACATACTAGAGAAGATTGATCGTGAATATCTGTGTCCTGCCAAAATcacttgctttttaaaaatggaagTCATAGTGGAGAACCCTGAGCGAATATTTTACGTAGAACTGGAAATCACGGATATCAATGACAATAACCCTCAATTTCGACGAGACATAATCAATTTAGATATCACTGAATCTACACCTGCGGGTGAGCGATTTTCTGTCAGTAATGCGGTGGATTCAGATGTTGGTTCCAACTCGGTTAAAACTTATTATCTGAGCCAGAACGAGCACTTTGATATTGAAATTCAGTCTGGGAGAGACGGCTCCAAATTTGccgatttaattttaaaaaagccaCTAGATCGTGAAACTCAAGCAGTTCATAATCTGATACTGACAGCAGTGGATGGCGGAGTCCCTCCGCGTTCAGGAACGGCCAGTATCGTCGTTCGTGTGTTGGATGCAAATGACAACGCCCCTAAATTTGATCAGGAGAGCTACACCTTcagtttaaatgaaaactcaCCCATAGGCAGCCTGgttgttaaattaaatgcaacAGATCTAGATGAGGGTTCTAATGCCGACCTTGTGTATTCATTTAGTCTGTATACATCGGAGAAGACACAGAAAGCTTTCAGCTTAAATCCTGATAGTGGTGAAATTAGAGTGAAGGAGATGGTTAATTATGAAGACTTTAAGATTTACAATATGGAGGTTATAGCATCAGATAAAGGAACTAATCCATTATCCGCTCAATGTAAATTATCAATTATAATTACCGACATGAATGACAATCACCCAGAAATTTCAATGAAATCATTTCAGAGTCCAGTTAAAGAGGATATACCTGTTAATACAGTAATCGCAGTTGTTAGTGTAAGTGATAAAGACTCAGGAGAAAATGGACAGGTAGATAttcatatttctgatgatttaccTTTTGCGCTCAAAGAATCGTCtgataattattatgaattattagttTCAGAACCGTTAGACCGTGAAAAGGTTCCAGAATATGACATCACTATTACCGTGACTGACAGGGGCAACCCGCCGTTATCTGATAATGAAACTATAACTTTAGAGCTACTGGACATTAACGACAATGTCCCTCAGTTCCCACAGACATTCTACACGATACCTGTTATGGAGAATAACGCGCCTGGAGCTTTACTGAGCTCTTTAACTGCTTTAGATCCAGATCTCCATGAAAATCAGTATCTAGTCTATTTTATAATAGAGAAGGAAATAGTGAACACCTCCATGTCCATGCTGTTCTCTATTAACCCAGAGAACGGCAATCTTTACGCGCTAAAGACGTTTGACTATGAGATAGAGAAGGAGTTCCTTTTCCACATCGAGGCCAGAGACTCTGGTGTTCCTCCGCTCAGCAGTACCGTGACCGTTCACATTAATATCATGGATCAGAACGACAACACGCCGCTTATAGTGTCTCCATGGCGCGCGCACGGCTCGGTGGTGGAGGAAAAGATCCCGAGATCCACCGATAAAGGAACTCTGATCGCCAAAGTCATCGCCATAGACTCTGATTCAGTGCACAACTCTCGAATCACGTACCAGTTTCTCCACAACACTGACGCCACGTTATTCAGCTTGGATCAATATAACGGAGAGATCCGGACCATGAGGATGTTCAGTTACAGAGACTCGCGCCACCAGCAGCTGGTTGTGATCGCCAAGGACAACGGAGAGCCCGCGCTCTCTGCTACAGTCACCGTCAAACTGTCCACGGTGGAGATCGCCCTTAAAACCTATGCTGACATGACTGAGGTGCCTTTGGGATATGACATCTTCTCCGATTTAAACCTGTATCTGGTGATCGGACTGGGCTCTGTTTCATTTCTTCTACTCATCACTCTATTGGTCACCATCGTGCTGAAGTGTCAGAAAAGGAAGCCCAGCAAAGCGGCTCCTCCGTGCAGGAACAGTGTGATCAGCAGCGAGAGGAACTCGACCATCGCGGATTCCACTCTGGTCTCCAACGATGCCTACTGGTACAGTTTATTTCTAGCAGAGACGAGGAAAGGAAAGCTGGTGGTCAGACAGCCTGTGCCAAAGGGAGCGAGATACATCGTGTCCAGTTTACCGAGGAGCACAGGACTGACCGAGACCAGCGACTCAGCTGCATCTACTCTACAG GAAAATCAAAACAATGGAACCGAAAGCACTGCTATGGTTAAG TACTCAAAATGA